A window of Ipomoea triloba cultivar NCNSP0323 chromosome 2, ASM357664v1 contains these coding sequences:
- the LOC116010796 gene encoding protein STRICTOSIDINE SYNTHASE-LIKE 12-like, which yields MNSLALFWISILMFISSPCVVHPQPGITQPIKLNLPQNASGPEDFECDPIDKGCYTGVNDGRIFKFFNNGTFLDFATTSPLRTKEKCDGISITNIKAECGRPLGLYFDRRGEELYITDAFYGLLKVGRNGGLATQLAAGVDGQNFSFADAVVVDEQYGDAYFVDSGVIFGLIFRTLDLTGLLQSGDISGRLLKYEAATGQVTVLLNGLSGPAGIAMGRDDRYGSFLMISEFIGRKVIKYYITGPKANTTETVLKNLPGFPDNIKKGATKGFWVAVSILQPLRPQLPPPQTDSIAMHFDMNGTILNKRDLTNGFPNTLSVYYESGIDYKAYAERRQVGETAKVRGGQGTSNCVAKRAVGASRDSYGQSDIHQTFIMISEFIGRRIIKYFIRGPKANTTETVLENLEGQLDNVKRGTLGGFWVALNIPKPQQQPVPITDSIVVNFDMNGNILNTRNVTDTFPNSFSGYQEHFDKAYVGSLLSDFVGVYTAI from the exons ATGAACTCACTAGCACTGTTCTGGATTTCCATACTAATGTTCATTTCCTCTCCGTGTGTGGTTCATCCTCAGCCTGGTATAACTCAACCAATCAAGCTCAATCTCCCACAAAATGCTTCGGGCCCTGAAGACTTTGAATGTGATCCAATAGACAAAGGATGTTATACAGGCGTTAATGATGgcagaatttttaaattttttaataatggaACTTTTCTTGATTTTGCTACGACATCGCCTCTCAG AACTAAGGAAAAATGTGATGGGATCAGCATTACAAATATAAAAGCCGAATGTGGAAGGCCATTAGGTCTTTACTTTGATCGTCGTGGTGAAGAGCTCTATATAACTGACGCCTTTTATGGCCTTTTAAAGGTCGGAAGAAATGGCGGGCTTGCAACTCAGCTAGCAGCCGGCGTAGATGGCCAAAATTTCAGCTTTGCAGATGCTGTGGTCGTGGATGAACAATATGGGGACGCATATTTCGTAGATTCCGGCGTCATATTCGGACTAATATTCCGAACACT AGACCTTACAGGACTTTTGCAGAGCGGAGACATCTCTGGGAGACTGCTAAAGTACGAGGCGGCCACAGGACAAGTGACGGTGTTGCTAAATGGGTTGTCGGGGCCAGCAGGGATAGCGATGGGTAGAGACGATAGATATGGAAGTTTCCTCATGATCTCGGAGTTTATTGGACGCAAGGTTATCAAGTATTACATCACAGGTCCAAAGGCTAATACAACTGAGACAGTGCTGAAAAACCTTCCAGGATTTCCAGATAACATAAAGAAGGGAGCAACAAAGGGTTTCTGGGTTGCTGTGAGCATTCTACAACCTCTGCGACCACAGCTGCCTCCTCCTCAGACCGACTCCATTGCAATGCATTTCGACATGAACGGCACGATTCTGAATAAGAGGGATCTCACTAATGGTTTTCCCAACACACTCAGTGTCTACTATGAAAGCGGGATAGATTATAAAGCTTATGCCG AGCGGCGACAGGTCGGGGAGACTGCTAAAGTACGAGGCGGGCAAGGGACAAGTAACTGTGTTGCTAAACGGGCTGTCGGGGCCAGTAGGGATAGCTACGGACAATCGGACATACACCAGACATTCATTATGATCTCTGAGTTCATCGGACGCAGGATTATCAAGTATTTCATTAGAGGTCCAAAGGCTAATACAACCGAGACAGTGCTGGAAAACCTCGAAGGACAACTCGACAACGTTAAGAGGGGGACATTAGGGGGTTTCTGGGTGGCTTTGAACATCCCTAAACCTCAGCAGCAGCCTGTTCCTATAACGGACTCCATTGTAGTGAACTTCGACATGAACGGCAATATTCTCAACACGAGGAATGTCACTGATACTTTTCCCAATTCATTCAGCGGGTACCAAGAACACTTTGATAAAGCTTATGTCGGATCATTACTGTCGGattttgttggtgtttataccGCAATATGA
- the LOC116006012 gene encoding putative pentatricopeptide repeat-containing protein At3g25970: MAYVSKAAVAHCQAIKSAQIRCTYTANNLINAYTRCRDFAAALKLFDEMPNRDTASWNTVIAGYVNSRNFQSAWDFLKSMKQHGFLFDGYTFGSILKGAATNGFLSFGQLVHSDIVKMGYDANVYSASALVDMYTKCGRMEDANKVFCHMPERNTVSWNALIAGYAEIGDCRSCVRLLEEMERECVLLDDGTFCPLLTLLDDQEFFGLAMQLHAKILKCGLDFENMVCNALISAYSNCGSIEGAEKVFDGSDSCRDLITWNSMLAAYIEYDQGMEAFRLFLDMERLGLEPDIYTFTSIISACYEITEKRQGKCLHALVIKRGLENVTSIANALISMYLKSNGGCMGDAMSVFEFLDVKDSISWNTILTGLSQNALSENSFKIFEEMRSQQLEMDHYAFAAVLRSCSDLASFRLGQQTHALTLKTGVNVYEYVTSALIFMYSKCGHIEDAWKSFEESPKETSISWNSIMFAHAQHGLGEVALDLFSSMTKRKVNPDHVTFVAVLTACSHIGLVDEGRRFLNSMEADYGIPPRMEHYACAIDLFGRAGHLEEAKELIRGMPFQPDSMVWKTLLGACRMCGDLELAGEVAHHLLELEPGEHCTYVLLTDMFGKLKLWNEIAGVKRLMRERGVKKIPGLSWIEVKNEVHAFNAEDHSHPQCVQIYELLTTLMYEIKLFENGNEFGWCIEMC; encoded by the coding sequence ATGGCCTATGTATCAAAAGCTGCAGTTGCCCATTGTCAAGCAATCAAATCAGCGCAAATTAGATGCACCTACACAGCCAATAACCTGATTAATGCATACACAAGATGCCGAGATTTTGCAGCTGCTCTCAAGCTGTTCGACGAAATGCCCAATAGAGACACTGCTTCTTGGAACACTGTGATTGCAGGCTACGTAAACTCTCGGAATTTCCAGAGTGCATGGGATTTCTTGAAATCCATGAAGCAGCATGGTTTTCTGTTTGACGGCTACACCTTTGGGAGCATACTTAAAGGTGCTGCCACTAATGGTTTCCTGTCTTTTGGGCAACTGGTGCATTCGGATATTGTTAAGATGGGGTATGATGCTAATGTTTATTCTGCGAGTGCTCTGGTAGATATGTACACCAAGTGTGGCAGAATGGAGGATGCAAATAAAGTTTTCTGTCATATGCCTGAGCGTAACACTGTTTCGTGGAATGCTTTAATAGCTGGATATGCAGAGATTGGTGACTGCAGGAGTTGTGTTCGGTTGCTGGAAGAAATGGAGAGAGAATGTGTGCTATTGGATGATGGCACATTCTGTCCTCTTTTGACATTGCTAGATGATCAGGAGTTTTTCGGGCTTGCAATGCAGCTTCATGCGAAAATTCTAAAATGTGGATTGGATTTTGAAAACATGGTATGTAATGCTCTAATCAGTGCATACTCAAACTGTGGAAGCATTGAGGGTGCGGAAAAGGTGTTTGATGGTTCTGACAGTTGTCGAGATTTGATCACTTGGAATTCAATGTTAGCAGCTTACATAGAATATGATCAAGGGATGGAGGCCTTCCGACTATTCTTGGATATGGAAAGGCTCGGTTTGGAGCCagatatatatacttttactAGCATAATAAGTGCTTGTTATGAAATTACTGAAAAAAGGCAGGGAAAATGTTTGCATGCTTTGGTCATTAAGAGGGGATTGGAAAATGTAACAAGCATAGCTAATGCGTTAATTTCCATGTACCTCAAATCCAATGGCGGTTGCATGGGCGATGCAATGAGCGTTTTTGAATTCTTGGACGTGAAAGATTCTATTTCTTGGAATACAATTTTAACAGGATTGTCTCAAAATGCTTTGAGTGAAAATTCCTTCAAGATTTTTGAGGAAATGAGGTCCCAACAACTAGAGATGGATCATTATGCCTTTGCTGCTGTCCTTCGATCTTGCTCAGATTTGGCATCATTTCGGCTGGGTCAACAAACTCATGCCTTGACACTGAAGACAGGAGTCAATGTATACGAATATGTGACCAGTGCTTTGATATTTATGTATTCCAAGTGTGGACACATAGAAGATGCTTGGAAGTCCTTCGAGGAATCACCCAAAGAGACTTCAATCTCTTGGAACTCAATCATGTTTGCACACGCGCAACATGGGCTGGGCGAAGTTGCACTCGATCTATTCTCCTCGATGACAAAGAGGAAAGTGAATCCAGATCACGTCACCTTTGTTGCTGTTTTGACTGCGTGCAGCCACATTGGTCTGGTAGACGAAGGTCGCAGATTTCTCAATTCTATGGAAGCTGATTACGGAATCCCGCCAAGAATGGAACATTATGCTTGTGCAATCGATCTATTTGGTCGGGCTGGGCATCTGGAGGAGGCAAAGGAGCTGATTCGCGGGATGCCATTCCAACCAGACTCAATGGTGTGGAAAACCCTACTTGGCGCCTGTCGAATGTGCGGTGATCTTGAACTAGCCGGTGAGGTAGCACATCATTTACTAGAATTGGAGCCTGGTGAGCACTGCACATATGTGTTGCTTACAGACATGTTTGGAAAACTAAAGCTTTGGAATGAAATAGCTGGTGTAAAGAGGTTGATGAGGGAGAGGGGAGTGAAGAAGATTCCTGGTTTGAGTTGGATAGAGGTTAAAAATGAGGTGCATGCTTTTAATGCAGAAGACCATTCACACCCTCAATGTGTGCAAATTTATGAATTGTTGACAACATTAATGtatgaaatcaaattatttgaaaatggtAATGAGTTTGGTTGGTGCATAGAAATGTGCTGA